One genomic region from Bacteroidales bacterium WCE2008 encodes:
- a CDS encoding glycogen debranching enzyme, putative — protein sequence MAFLKFNKAELVNLSYSLKREIILANKTGAICNTSIVTCNTRRYHGLLSVPIDNFGGGMYMLLSSVDETLLVRGKPFNLGIHCYGDIYEPRGHKYIIDFGADPVPEVVYKVGEIIFAKKILLTPDKDQVMIRYELRQAPSRIELQLKPFLGFRNLNSLTSQNPQARTAFKKVRGGVAFNMYEGFPDLNLQLNKAESEFKPAPYWYNGITYSDEYRRGFDCREDLFVPGYFTLEMEEGDSVILSASVDEIGPRLLNSRFNKEIEAMGTIESYHEQLVHCADLLKRCRGGRHQITAGFSWLYTGLLRETLNALPGLTLFADGNTEEFEAILDDLIANEEERLYHRTTQVEAPLRLACVLQEYIDFGADARSVWKKYGDTVKGIIESYAPGHRNEIALHPNGLLWAQMDHVALTWMNAYINGNPVTERAGYQVETNAFWYNMLCFAIDMERRYASPLSDFIRKWSPVRDLVGQNFQNMFWNPEKRYLADYVDDRGQNMDVRPNQLYAVWVQYSPVDDEVANAVMRIVENELVTRRGLRTLSPRDVKYKGVYEGTQIDRDLAYHQGCTRPSLLFPYASVAFRMRGAAFYKKAEWLCEGFFKEDLSKHGVGAFSELYDGDPPHEPHGAISSALSTAALLGVDYLMEKYREE from the coding sequence ATGGCTTTTTTGAAATTCAATAAGGCTGAGCTTGTGAATCTGTCGTATTCGCTGAAGAGGGAGATTATCCTCGCGAACAAGACAGGTGCGATCTGCAACACAAGTATCGTGACATGCAATACACGGCGTTATCACGGTCTTCTTTCCGTCCCTATAGATAATTTCGGAGGCGGCATGTATATGCTGCTGTCGTCTGTCGACGAGACGCTGCTCGTAAGAGGGAAGCCTTTCAATCTCGGAATCCACTGCTATGGAGATATCTATGAGCCAAGAGGCCATAAGTATATCATTGACTTTGGAGCCGATCCGGTACCGGAGGTTGTCTATAAGGTCGGCGAAATCATTTTCGCAAAGAAGATTCTCCTGACTCCCGACAAGGATCAGGTCATGATAAGATACGAACTGCGTCAGGCTCCTTCCAGAATAGAGCTCCAGCTTAAGCCTTTCCTGGGTTTCAGGAACCTGAACAGCCTTACGTCCCAGAACCCTCAGGCCCGCACTGCTTTCAAGAAAGTCCGTGGCGGAGTAGCCTTCAACATGTACGAGGGTTTTCCGGATCTCAACCTGCAGCTGAACAAGGCCGAAAGCGAATTCAAGCCGGCGCCATACTGGTACAACGGGATCACGTATTCCGATGAATACCGCCGCGGCTTCGACTGTCGCGAGGATCTTTTCGTGCCGGGTTATTTCACTCTCGAGATGGAAGAGGGGGACAGCGTCATCCTTTCCGCCAGCGTAGACGAGATCGGACCGAGACTGCTCAACAGCCGTTTCAACAAGGAAATCGAGGCGATGGGGACAATAGAAAGCTACCACGAGCAGCTCGTTCATTGCGCGGATCTGCTCAAGCGCTGCCGCGGCGGCCGCCACCAGATTACCGCCGGATTCTCGTGGCTGTATACTGGCCTGCTCAGAGAGACTCTGAATGCTCTCCCGGGACTGACCCTGTTTGCCGACGGAAATACTGAAGAATTCGAAGCCATCCTCGATGACCTCATCGCCAACGAGGAGGAGAGGCTTTACCATAGGACTACTCAGGTGGAGGCTCCTTTGCGACTCGCCTGTGTGCTCCAGGAATACATCGATTTCGGTGCAGACGCCCGTAGCGTCTGGAAGAAATACGGAGACACTGTCAAGGGTATCATCGAGAGTTATGCCCCAGGCCACAGGAATGAGATAGCCCTTCATCCGAACGGCCTGCTATGGGCCCAGATGGACCATGTGGCGCTTACCTGGATGAATGCTTATATAAACGGCAATCCGGTTACCGAGAGGGCCGGCTATCAGGTCGAGACCAATGCCTTCTGGTACAATATGCTCTGCTTCGCCATCGACATGGAGCGCAGATATGCTTCGCCGCTGAGCGATTTCATACGCAAGTGGTCTCCGGTTCGCGACCTGGTCGGGCAGAATTTCCAGAATATGTTCTGGAATCCGGAGAAGCGCTATCTTGCGGACTATGTGGACGACCGCGGCCAGAACATGGACGTGCGTCCTAACCAGTTGTATGCCGTGTGGGTACAGTACTCTCCTGTGGATGACGAAGTCGCCAATGCCGTGATGAGGATAGTCGAGAACGAACTTGTCACAAGACGCGGTCTGCGCACCCTTTCTCCAAGAGATGTGAAATACAAGGGAGTATATGAGGGGACACAGATTGACCGTGACCTCGCATACCATCAGGGCTGTACGAGACCGTCCCTGCTGTTCCCATACGCAAGCGTAGCTTTCCGTATGAGAGGTGCGGCATTCTACAAGAAGGCCGAATGGCTCTGCGAAGGCTTCTTCAAGGAAGACCTGAGCAAGCACGGTGTCGGAGCCTTCTCGGAACTCTACGACGGAGATCCTCCTCATGAGCCTCATGGGGCGATTTCTTCCGCTTTGAGCACTGCAGCTCTCCTGGGCGTCGATTATCTTATGGAAAAATATAGGGAGGAATAG
- a CDS encoding 1,4-alpha-glucan branching enzyme, giving the protein MMEKTMIYQTDPYLEPFKEVIDRRHERIIALRDRFAVRGSLSHGINNHLYYGMHREADGSWVFREWAPNANRMYLIGEFNNWKRTPAYELKPLGNGNWEIRLPSMFLHHGVLYKLFIEWPGGGGERIPAYATRAVQDPESKVFCAQVWAPEQPYVWKHRRPAAKKNPLIYECHIGMSSEEEKVSTFSEFRENVLPRIAGLGYNVIQIMALQEHPYYGSFGYQVSNFYALSSRFGTPEEFKELVDAAHAEGIAVIMDIVHSHSVDNIAEGLSLFDGREDLYFYSGPQGHHPAWGSRCFDYGKDETKYFLLSNCKFWMDEYHLDGFRFDGVTSMLYWDHGLGKAFSGYDNYFNEGVDENAVDYLALANMLIREIYPGAITIAEDVSGMAGLAAPFERGGIGFGYRMAMGIADHWIKWIKEKSDEQWSPGEIWYELTNKRDDERTISYAECHDQALVGDKTIIFRLMDKEMYFSMNKDSQSPIVDRGIALHKMIRLVTLATAGDGYLNFMGNEFGHPEWIDFPREGNGWSYKYARRQWSLSEPDYLRYKYLKNFDKAIIGLAKEGNVLSEKPLLLRADEEKKVLIFIRKSYIFAFNFHPVESFADYGFEAPEGEYRLVLDSDEKSYDGFSRVKIGERHLTSQKTLKLYLPSRCALVLKKV; this is encoded by the coding sequence ATGATGGAGAAGACAATGATATACCAGACCGATCCGTATCTGGAGCCTTTCAAGGAAGTCATCGACCGGAGGCACGAGAGGATCATCGCTCTGAGGGACCGTTTCGCAGTGCGGGGCAGCCTTTCCCACGGAATTAACAACCATCTGTATTACGGAATGCATCGGGAAGCCGACGGCTCGTGGGTATTCCGCGAGTGGGCGCCTAATGCAAACCGGATGTATCTTATCGGCGAATTCAACAACTGGAAACGCACTCCGGCCTATGAGCTGAAGCCTCTCGGCAACGGAAACTGGGAGATAAGGCTTCCGTCGATGTTCCTGCATCACGGAGTGCTCTACAAGCTTTTCATAGAGTGGCCTGGCGGTGGCGGAGAAAGGATCCCCGCCTATGCGACCAGGGCGGTCCAGGATCCGGAATCGAAGGTCTTCTGCGCCCAGGTGTGGGCCCCGGAGCAGCCTTATGTCTGGAAGCACAGGCGGCCGGCCGCGAAGAAGAATCCTCTTATCTACGAGTGCCACATCGGCATGAGCTCGGAGGAAGAGAAGGTCTCTACCTTCAGCGAGTTCCGTGAGAACGTGCTCCCTCGCATTGCCGGACTGGGGTATAATGTCATCCAGATAATGGCCCTCCAGGAGCACCCTTATTACGGTTCGTTCGGATATCAGGTGTCCAATTTCTATGCGCTCAGTTCCCGTTTCGGGACTCCGGAGGAGTTCAAGGAACTGGTCGATGCCGCCCATGCCGAAGGCATTGCCGTAATCATGGACATAGTGCATTCGCATAGCGTGGACAATATCGCCGAAGGACTTTCCCTGTTCGATGGTCGGGAGGATCTTTATTTCTACTCCGGACCGCAGGGCCATCATCCCGCGTGGGGGTCGCGCTGCTTCGATTACGGTAAGGACGAGACTAAGTATTTCCTGCTTTCCAACTGTAAATTCTGGATGGACGAGTACCATCTCGACGGCTTCCGCTTCGACGGAGTGACCAGTATGCTGTACTGGGACCATGGGCTGGGGAAAGCCTTTTCCGGCTACGACAATTACTTCAATGAAGGAGTCGATGAAAACGCCGTGGACTACCTTGCGCTTGCGAACATGCTGATCCGGGAGATTTATCCGGGGGCCATCACGATTGCCGAGGATGTCAGCGGCATGGCCGGCCTTGCGGCCCCGTTCGAAAGAGGCGGAATCGGGTTCGGATACCGTATGGCAATGGGTATCGCCGACCACTGGATCAAATGGATCAAGGAGAAGAGCGATGAGCAGTGGAGTCCCGGGGAGATATGGTATGAGCTTACCAACAAGAGGGATGACGAGAGGACCATCAGCTATGCCGAGTGTCATGACCAGGCGCTGGTTGGGGACAAGACGATAATTTTCAGGCTGATGGACAAGGAGATGTACTTCTCCATGAACAAGGATTCCCAGTCTCCGATAGTCGACAGGGGGATCGCGCTGCATAAGATGATCCGGCTTGTGACTCTTGCGACGGCGGGGGACGGCTACCTCAATTTCATGGGCAACGAGTTCGGCCATCCGGAGTGGATAGACTTCCCTCGCGAGGGGAACGGATGGTCTTACAAATATGCCCGCAGACAGTGGAGTCTGAGTGAGCCGGACTATCTGAGATATAAATATCTCAAAAATTTTGACAAGGCAATAATAGGCCTCGCTAAAGAAGGTAACGTTTTAAGTGAAAAACCGCTCCTGCTGAGGGCTGACGAGGAGAAGAAAGTGTTGATTTTCATACGCAAAAGTTATATCTTTGCATTCAATTTCCACCCGGTGGAATCGTTTGCCGATTATGGTTTCGAGGCCCCGGAAGGGGAATACCGCCTGGTGCTTGATTCCGATGAGAAATCATATGATGGATTCAGCCGTGTGAAAATCGGGGAGAGGCACCTGACAAGTCAGAAGACGCTGAAGCTGTATTTGCCTAGCAGATGCGCTCTGGTTTTGAAGAAAGTATAA
- a CDS encoding Exodeoxyribonuclease VII small subunit, translating to MEKFDYTKAMAELEEIARKVEDPKTSLDDIGGLVKRSKELIKACRDYLRTVRESIEEAE from the coding sequence ATGGAAAAGTTTGATTATACAAAAGCAATGGCCGAACTTGAAGAGATCGCCCGCAAAGTCGAAGACCCGAAGACGAGTCTTGACGATATCGGCGGACTCGTGAAACGCTCCAAGGAGCTTATCAAGGCCTGTCGCGATTATCTCCGTACCGTCAGAGAAAGCATAGAGGAGGCAGAATGA
- a CDS encoding Exodeoxyribonuclease VII large subunit, whose protein sequence is MEGIEDISMEKMEYIDLFTLQSLIREAVGEAVPVPIWLKAEIASISVKSYGHVYLELSQSDKSGVIAKSKAAIWQSYREAVLGRFRKDTGSDLEAGVEVLIQVRVSYHSLYGMTLSIVDINPSFTLGERQIQKQQTIDRLTKEGLMDRQKKLRLAELPYYLAVISADTAAGYGDFRRHLLENEYGFAYRLDLFSAAMQGATAPDSIREALDGIMDSDIAYDAVLILRGGGSELDLSCFDDYSLAAAIARFPIPVFTAIGHDRDHHVADMVANTFVKTPTALADLVIDRTAEADGKITAAANRLMVAFTGRLRTQEAMLEAHERLVVSMVRSRLDAAEAKLSFYDAKIPASDPRRLLERGIPIVADGKGVKIDSARGRRPGDAISVHMPDGRLDCVVQRVLLGEDIDKETVKTA, encoded by the coding sequence TTGGAAGGTATAGAAGACATATCTATGGAAAAGATGGAGTATATCGACCTGTTTACCTTACAATCTCTCATACGCGAAGCCGTTGGAGAAGCAGTACCGGTCCCTATATGGCTGAAGGCGGAGATAGCTTCCATATCTGTCAAAAGCTACGGACACGTATATCTGGAACTGTCGCAGAGTGACAAGTCCGGGGTCATAGCCAAATCCAAGGCTGCAATCTGGCAGTCCTATCGAGAAGCTGTGCTCGGCCGTTTCCGTAAAGATACCGGCTCCGATCTGGAGGCCGGAGTAGAAGTCCTCATACAGGTCCGCGTATCCTACCATTCCCTCTACGGGATGACCCTTTCCATAGTTGACATCAATCCTTCATTCACCCTCGGCGAGCGTCAGATCCAGAAACAGCAGACGATCGACCGCCTTACCAAGGAGGGGCTGATGGACCGCCAGAAAAAGCTCCGTCTTGCCGAACTGCCGTACTATCTGGCCGTCATTTCGGCTGACACCGCCGCCGGCTACGGAGATTTCCGCCGGCATCTCCTGGAGAACGAATACGGCTTTGCCTACAGGCTGGACCTGTTCAGCGCGGCAATGCAGGGCGCGACGGCCCCGGACTCGATCCGGGAGGCCCTTGACGGGATCATGGACTCGGACATCGCTTACGATGCCGTCCTGATACTTCGCGGCGGAGGCTCGGAACTCGACCTCTCCTGCTTCGACGATTACTCGCTCGCTGCCGCCATCGCCAGATTCCCGATACCGGTTTTCACTGCGATCGGACATGACAGGGACCATCATGTCGCCGACATGGTCGCGAACACTTTCGTGAAGACTCCGACGGCGCTGGCCGACCTTGTCATCGACCGTACGGCCGAAGCCGATGGAAAGATAACCGCAGCCGCCAACAGGCTCATGGTCGCCTTCACCGGCAGGCTGCGCACTCAGGAGGCGATGCTGGAGGCTCATGAAAGGCTGGTCGTCAGTATGGTCCGGAGCCGGCTGGATGCTGCCGAAGCCAAGTTGTCGTTCTATGATGCCAAGATACCGGCAAGCGATCCCCGCAGACTGCTCGAGAGGGGGATTCCGATAGTGGCGGACGGCAAGGGCGTCAAGATAGATTCTGCTAGAGGGCGTCGTCCGGGGGATGCTATTTCGGTCCACATGCCGGACGGAAGGCTGGATTGCGTCGTGCAGAGGGTTCTGCTCGGCGAAGATATTGATAAAGAAACAGTTAAAACTGCATAG
- a CDS encoding GTP-binding protein, whose protein sequence is MKISEAIFSGSSIRVAGKPSEKLPEFAFIGRSNVGKSSLINALCNNRKLAMTSATPGKTKLVNHFRINGEWYLVDLPGYGYAKMPLKEKEKLQEVIKDYLNNSEELVILFVLVDARHDPQKVDLDFMNELVDNEIPFGIIFTKGDKLGPVALKKQTDRYKNILLEDWAGLPPCFVSSAESGLGKEEILDFIQQTLNKLI, encoded by the coding sequence ATGAAAATCAGCGAAGCCATATTTTCCGGAAGCAGCATTAGGGTGGCTGGAAAGCCATCCGAGAAATTGCCTGAGTTTGCCTTCATAGGCAGATCGAACGTAGGCAAATCTTCCCTTATCAATGCTCTCTGCAACAACAGGAAACTCGCAATGACTTCCGCCACTCCAGGCAAGACCAAGCTCGTCAACCATTTCAGAATCAATGGAGAATGGTATCTGGTGGACCTGCCGGGCTACGGATATGCCAAGATGCCTCTGAAGGAGAAGGAGAAACTGCAGGAAGTCATAAAGGATTACCTGAACAACTCTGAAGAACTCGTGATCTTATTCGTTCTTGTCGATGCGAGACACGATCCCCAGAAAGTTGACCTGGATTTTATGAATGAACTGGTAGACAACGAGATTCCTTTCGGGATCATTTTCACGAAAGGAGACAAGCTCGGACCGGTCGCCCTCAAGAAGCAGACTGACCGGTACAAGAACATCCTCCTTGAGGACTGGGCAGGGCTTCCGCCTTGCTTTGTCAGCTCGGCGGAAAGCGGACTCGGGAAAGAAGAAATTCTGGATTTCATACAACAGACATTAAATAAATTAATTTAA
- a CDS encoding ribose-phosphate pyrophosphokinase, with amino-acid sequence MLKEHRMALFACTASTDFASKVVETINETKAPEDVVLHLGSSEFTRFSDGEFQPRLTESVRGATVFILQSTYPPTDNLMELLLMIDATKRASADKVIAVMPYFGWARQDRKDKPRVAIGAKLVANLLKAAGADRVMTCDLHAEQIQGFFDFPVDHIYASTVFLPYIKAMHLDNLAIAAPDMGGAKRANSYAKALACPMIICHKTREKANMVSSITAIGEVEGKNIVIVDDMIDTAGTLTKAADVLMEKGALSVRACATHAVLSGKAYDNINNSQIKEVIVTDTIPLTSDPNVDKSKIKVVSMTQTFANIIRKVYNYEPISSEFSF; translated from the coding sequence ATGCTTAAGGAACATAGAATGGCGTTGTTCGCTTGCACAGCCTCCACAGACTTCGCATCGAAAGTAGTTGAGACAATCAATGAGACAAAGGCTCCTGAAGACGTAGTGCTTCACCTCGGATCCTCCGAATTCACAAGATTCAGTGACGGAGAATTCCAGCCGAGACTTACAGAGAGCGTCCGCGGAGCTACAGTATTCATTCTCCAGTCCACCTACCCGCCGACCGACAATCTCATGGAGCTGCTTCTGATGATCGATGCGACCAAAAGAGCTTCCGCTGACAAGGTAATAGCCGTCATGCCATACTTCGGCTGGGCCCGCCAGGACCGCAAGGACAAGCCGAGAGTAGCCATCGGCGCCAAACTGGTAGCAAACCTTCTTAAAGCTGCAGGTGCAGACCGCGTCATGACATGCGACCTCCACGCAGAGCAGATCCAGGGCTTCTTCGATTTCCCTGTAGACCATATCTATGCAAGCACCGTCTTCCTTCCTTATATCAAGGCAATGCATCTCGACAACCTCGCTATCGCCGCACCTGACATGGGAGGCGCCAAGAGAGCCAACTCATACGCAAAGGCCCTCGCCTGCCCTATGATCATCTGCCACAAGACCCGCGAGAAAGCCAACATGGTATCCTCGATCACCGCTATCGGAGAAGTAGAAGGCAAGAACATCGTGATCGTCGACGACATGATCGATACCGCCGGAACCCTTACCAAGGCTGCCGACGTGCTTATGGAGAAAGGCGCCCTGAGCGTAAGAGCCTGCGCCACCCACGCTGTCCTCTCAGGCAAGGCCTATGACAACATCAACAACTCCCAGATCAAGGAGGTCATTGTTACAGATACAATTCCTCTTACATCTGACCCTAACGTAGACAAGAGCAAGATCAAGGTCGTAAGCATGACCCAGACCTTCGCCAACATCATAAGAAAAGTATATAACTACGAGCCGATAAGCTCGGAATTCAGTTTCTAG
- a CDS encoding GTP-binding protein, with the protein MSLVAIVGRPNVGKSTLFNRLVGMRQAIVDETAGVTRDRHYGKCEWCGHEFSVVDTGGWSSGSDDAFEEEIRKQVIIAIDEADLVLFMVEAATGITDYDAEIADLLRRSKKPVLLCVNKVDSGEKQYDAYQFYSLGLGEIWSISAANGSGTGDLLDEIVRILPEEAEAADPFADLPHVAIVGKPNVGKSSMTNALLGEERNIVTPVAGTTRDSISTHYNKFGHEFILVDTAGMRRKNKVNEDLEFYSVMRAIRAIEHSDVCILMIDAANGMETQDMAIFNLIQKNRKGCVIVVNKWDAFEKDSNTMRQYERGLKERIAPFDDVPIIFTSAIKKQRIMDVLDEVSHVYQNYSRKIQTARLNEAMLPEIENYPPPAWKGKYVKIKFITQLPTAAPSFAFFCNLPQYVKDPYKRYLENKLREHFDLKGCPVQIYMRQK; encoded by the coding sequence ATGAGTCTAGTAGCAATTGTAGGCCGTCCTAACGTCGGCAAATCAACCCTCTTCAACCGCCTGGTCGGAATGCGCCAGGCTATCGTCGACGAGACCGCCGGCGTGACGAGGGACAGGCATTATGGAAAATGTGAATGGTGCGGACATGAATTCTCGGTTGTCGATACCGGAGGCTGGTCTTCCGGAAGCGACGACGCTTTCGAAGAGGAAATCCGTAAACAGGTAATCATAGCCATCGATGAGGCTGACCTCGTGCTTTTCATGGTCGAGGCCGCCACTGGCATAACAGATTATGACGCCGAGATCGCCGACCTCTTGCGCAGAAGCAAGAAGCCGGTGCTTCTCTGTGTCAACAAAGTCGATTCCGGCGAGAAGCAGTATGACGCCTATCAGTTCTATTCTCTCGGACTTGGAGAGATATGGAGCATATCCGCAGCCAACGGCAGCGGCACCGGCGACCTGCTCGACGAGATAGTGCGTATCCTCCCGGAGGAGGCAGAGGCAGCCGATCCTTTCGCGGATCTGCCTCATGTCGCAATCGTCGGAAAGCCTAATGTCGGAAAGTCTTCGATGACCAACGCCCTCCTTGGAGAGGAAAGGAACATCGTCACTCCGGTTGCCGGCACGACAAGAGATTCAATCTCTACGCATTACAACAAATTCGGCCATGAGTTCATTCTGGTCGATACCGCGGGAATGCGCCGCAAGAACAAAGTCAACGAAGACCTGGAGTTCTACTCCGTCATGCGCGCCATCCGCGCGATCGAGCACTCCGACGTCTGCATCCTGATGATAGATGCCGCCAACGGCATGGAGACTCAGGACATGGCCATCTTCAACCTTATCCAGAAGAACCGCAAGGGCTGCGTCATAGTAGTGAACAAGTGGGACGCCTTCGAGAAGGACAGCAACACGATGAGGCAGTATGAGCGCGGGCTGAAGGAAAGAATCGCCCCGTTCGACGACGTGCCTATCATCTTTACCTCCGCAATCAAGAAGCAGAGGATAATGGACGTTCTCGACGAGGTAAGCCACGTTTACCAGAACTACTCCCGCAAGATCCAGACTGCCCGCCTCAACGAGGCCATGCTCCCGGAGATCGAGAACTATCCGCCTCCTGCATGGAAGGGCAAATATGTCAAGATCAAGTTCATAACCCAGCTTCCTACGGCGGCTCCTTCATTTGCATTCTTCTGCAACCTGCCGCAGTATGTCAAGGATCCTTACAAGAGGTATCTGGAAAATAAGTTGAGGGAGCATTTCGACCTGAAAGGCTGCCCTGTACAGATCTACATGAGACAAAAATAG
- a CDS encoding 23S rRNA (pseudouridine1915-N3)-methyltransferase, which produces MKITLLTVGKTDVKWVKEGLDLYVSRLSHYVQFSLVEIPELKNVSSFSQAQIKEKEGDLILAAIRPSDEVILLDEHGKEFRSVEFARFLEERMARSGRDMVFVIGGAYGFSQKVYERSDRKMSLSAMTFSHQMVRTIFAEQLYRAFTIMRGEPYHHE; this is translated from the coding sequence ATGAAGATAACGCTGCTTACTGTAGGAAAAACTGATGTAAAATGGGTAAAGGAAGGCCTCGATCTATATGTTTCGAGACTTTCGCACTACGTCCAGTTCTCCCTGGTGGAGATTCCGGAACTGAAGAACGTTTCCTCCTTCAGCCAGGCCCAGATAAAGGAAAAAGAAGGGGATCTCATACTGGCCGCCATCCGTCCGTCCGACGAGGTGATTCTCCTCGACGAGCACGGCAAGGAATTCCGGTCTGTCGAGTTCGCCCGGTTCCTCGAAGAAAGGATGGCCAGAAGCGGACGCGACATGGTCTTCGTAATCGGAGGGGCCTATGGGTTTTCCCAGAAGGTCTATGAACGCTCGGACAGGAAGATGTCCCTTTCCGCGATGACATTCTCGCACCAGATGGTGAGAACGATTTTTGCAGAGCAGCTGTACAGGGCTTTCACGATCATGCGCGGAGAGCCGTACCACCACGAATGA